The Deltaproteobacteria bacterium genome includes a region encoding these proteins:
- a CDS encoding methyltransferase domain-containing protein: MSVVQLPIASLKSSLTILSLLTSLALFAGSSHAAQSDYVPKSGQLGKDVVWVGNPDAMVQKMLDMAGVMPSDYVVDLGSGDGRNVIAAAKRGAHGHGIEYDPDLVDYSKQQARKAGVSDKTSFERGDVFVADFSKATVVVLFLLPEMNRRLRPRLLDLKPGTRVVANTFAIGDWNPDEIATDVSGCEKFCTARLWYVPAKVNGVWKLAQGELTLKQVYQTFSGSLKNSDGTFPIAGRLRGDQINFRAGKIQFTGRVEGEVMEGFARTAGVDSRFRASRREK; encoded by the coding sequence TTGAGCGTTGTGCAATTGCCTATCGCGTCATTGAAGTCTTCATTAACAATTCTGTCATTGCTGACAAGCCTCGCGCTCTTTGCTGGTTCCTCCCACGCGGCCCAGTCGGACTACGTACCCAAGTCGGGGCAGCTCGGCAAGGATGTCGTCTGGGTAGGCAACCCGGACGCGATGGTGCAAAAGATGCTCGACATGGCGGGCGTGATGCCGAGCGATTACGTCGTCGATCTCGGCTCGGGCGACGGCCGCAACGTCATCGCCGCCGCCAAACGGGGCGCCCATGGCCATGGCATCGAATACGATCCTGATTTAGTCGATTACTCCAAACAGCAAGCGCGCAAAGCCGGGGTCAGCGATAAGACCAGCTTCGAACGCGGCGACGTGTTTGTCGCCGACTTTTCCAAAGCCACGGTGGTGGTTTTGTTTCTCTTGCCGGAAATGAACCGCCGGCTCCGGCCGAGACTGTTGGATCTCAAACCCGGCACGCGAGTCGTCGCCAATACGTTTGCCATCGGCGATTGGAATCCCGACGAGATCGCCACCGATGTCAGCGGCTGCGAAAAGTTTTGCACGGCGCGCCTGTGGTACGTACCGGCCAAGGTGAATGGCGTGTGGAAACTGGCGCAGGGCGAACTGACGCTCAAACAAGTTTACCAAACTTTCAGCGGCAGCTTGAAAAATAGCGACGGCACATTTCCCATCGCCGGGCGCTTGCGCGGCGATCAGATCAACTTCCGCGCCGGTAAAATTCAATTCACCGGCCGGGTCGAGGGCGAGGTCATGGAAGGTTTCGCACGCACGGCTGGAGTAGACAGCAGGTTTCGCGCTAGCCGGCGCGAAAAGTAA
- a CDS encoding NAD(P)-dependent oxidoreductase, with translation MPTTCRARASTISCSTRPSITAWKDARGCTKSSTRRSRRQVRTKMAATVGLIGLGNAGRPMAQRILGAGFELTVFDIDNAAVDEAEKQGARRASTAAAAVRDFTITLLPSSVEVKQAVLGDNGALSALTSGQTLIDLSGTDPDCARELEERLSEKQAIFVGGTIHASGAPAIVIPKGLFSIVIGGAKAKIEPAAKVLNAIAQTIICLPEPWMPKAFKIAIILYATTNNIISAEICSWLIAQGADPKLFLKLLQTTGSQPSAGRMEEFMKRDNNDGGALSNSYKDFRQALNSAAKLEIPMPLASMANQIQEMGRAAGFKRFNSPAAMGKLYELLTHVDLSGAITDGKKKAPSERKPSVVWLED, from the coding sequence ATGCCGACGACGTGCCGCGCAAGGGCGTCAACTATTTCATGCTCAACTCGTCCAAGTATAACGGCATGGAAGGACGCAAGGGGCTGCACAAAATCGTCGACGCGGCGTTCAAGAAGGCAGGTAAGGACTAAAATGGCAGCGACAGTCGGTCTAATCGGCCTCGGCAACGCCGGTCGGCCCATGGCGCAGCGCATTCTCGGCGCCGGTTTTGAATTGACCGTGTTCGATATCGACAATGCCGCGGTGGACGAGGCCGAAAAGCAGGGTGCGCGGCGGGCGAGCACGGCGGCGGCGGCGGTGCGCGATTTCACGATTACTTTGCTGCCGTCGTCGGTGGAAGTGAAACAAGCGGTGCTCGGCGACAACGGCGCGCTGAGCGCGCTTACCAGCGGCCAGACGCTGATCGATTTGAGCGGCACCGATCCCGACTGCGCCCGCGAGTTGGAGGAGCGGCTGAGCGAAAAGCAGGCGATCTTTGTCGGCGGCACGATTCACGCCAGCGGCGCGCCGGCGATCGTTATTCCCAAAGGTTTGTTTTCCATCGTCATCGGCGGGGCCAAGGCGAAGATCGAGCCGGCGGCGAAAGTTTTGAACGCCATCGCCCAGACGATCATCTGTCTGCCCGAGCCGTGGATGCCCAAGGCGTTTAAGATCGCGATCATCTTATACGCCACCACCAACAACATCATTAGCGCCGAGATCTGTTCGTGGCTGATCGCCCAGGGCGCCGATCCGAAACTTTTTCTTAAGTTATTGCAAACCACCGGCTCGCAACCGTCGGCGGGTCGCATGGAAGAGTTCATGAAGCGCGACAACAACGACGGCGGCGCGCTCAGCAACAGCTACAAAGATTTTCGCCAAGCCTTGAACAGCGCCGCCAAGTTGGAAATCCCCATGCCGCTGGCGTCGATGGCGAACCAGATCCAAGAGATGGGGCGCGCGGCGGGCTTCAAGCGTTTCAATAGCCCGGCGGCGATGGGTAAGCTGTATGAGCTGCTAACCCACGTCGATCTGAGCGGCGCGATTACGGATGGTAAAAAGAAAGCTCCGTCGGAGCGTAAACCGAGCGTGGTTTGGTTGGAAGACTGA
- a CDS encoding DMT family transporter, which yields MNSELVALCASIAFALFAVYGWLGLRVSTPLTATLVSLAARTLTLGVALVFAGGIPAFAARALWIFILLGVMQTVISLLTFIGLQKIGTSRSQPLRNSYPLWSAMIAIALMGERAGLAILFGTFLVVVGVVMISWKPETAAPSYRWWHVLFSTLAGLLAGIAFPLRRYGLTITNAPVFFSFVVAIVSLLGTLPYTLWTRGDRNLKWHAKGVWYFFLSGFFEALGALLTLVALTTGRVVIVSPIVATTPLFSLIISLIFLRGKEKITMITILGTVAVVAGTIAIALGR from the coding sequence ATGAACTCCGAACTCGTCGCCCTTTGCGCCTCCATCGCCTTTGCTTTGTTTGCCGTTTACGGCTGGCTCGGTTTGCGCGTGTCGACGCCGTTGACGGCGACGTTGGTGTCGTTGGCGGCGCGGACGTTGACGCTTGGCGTGGCGCTGGTTTTCGCTGGTGGGATTCCTGCGTTCGCCGCGCGCGCGCTTTGGATTTTTATTTTGCTTGGCGTCATGCAGACGGTCATCAGTCTGCTGACTTTCATCGGACTGCAAAAGATCGGCACGTCGCGCAGCCAGCCGCTGCGCAACAGTTATCCGCTGTGGAGCGCGATGATCGCCATCGCGCTGATGGGCGAGCGTGCCGGGTTGGCTATTCTGTTTGGAACTTTTCTGGTGGTGGTCGGCGTCGTCATGATCTCCTGGAAACCCGAAACGGCGGCGCCGAGTTATCGCTGGTGGCATGTGCTGTTTTCCACTCTTGCCGGCTTGCTTGCCGGCATCGCCTTTCCGCTGCGCCGCTACGGCCTGACGATCACCAATGCGCCGGTGTTTTTTAGCTTCGTCGTGGCGATTGTCTCGTTGCTCGGCACCTTGCCTTACACGCTTTGGACTCGCGGTGATCGTAATTTGAAGTGGCACGCCAAGGGCGTGTGGTATTTTTTTCTGTCGGGATTTTTCGAGGCGTTGGGCGCGTTGCTGACGTTAGTGGCTTTGACTACGGGCCGGGTGGTGATCGTCTCGCCGATCGTTGCGACCACGCCATTGTTTAGTTTGATCATCTCGCTGATTTTCTTGCGCGGTAAGGAAAAAATCACGATGATCACGATCCTCGGCACGGTTGCAGTGGTCGCGGGGACGATCGCCATCGCGCTGGGGCGCTAG
- a CDS encoding class I SAM-dependent methyltransferase: protein MKPKCIFLSRILLASLFAAAQAASAQDFQPQVGQEGKDVIWVPTPQTLVDRMLDMGKVTANDYVIDLGSGDGRTVITAAKRGAKALGIEYNPDMVELSKRNADKEGVSAKANFAKADLFESDFSQATVITMFLLPDINIKLRPKILNLKAGTRIVSNSFTMGDWTADETVSAKDGCVSYCTAYLWIVPAKVEGSWQLGDGELALKQTYQMITGSLKRGTNTTQIANGKLNGDQITFSAGGAQYSAKVSGGAMEGTVSSGGGWKATRASK, encoded by the coding sequence ATGAAACCAAAATGTATTTTTCTTTCGCGAATATTGTTGGCATCTTTGTTTGCCGCAGCACAGGCGGCCTCAGCACAAGACTTCCAACCGCAGGTCGGCCAGGAAGGCAAAGATGTGATTTGGGTGCCGACGCCGCAGACGTTGGTCGACCGCATGCTCGACATGGGCAAAGTGACGGCCAACGATTACGTCATCGACTTGGGTTCGGGTGACGGCCGGACCGTCATCACCGCGGCCAAGCGCGGCGCTAAGGCACTCGGTATCGAATACAATCCAGACATGGTCGAGCTCTCCAAACGCAACGCGGACAAGGAAGGCGTCAGCGCCAAGGCTAATTTCGCCAAGGCGGATTTGTTCGAGAGCGATTTTTCCCAGGCGACGGTGATCACCATGTTTCTCTTGCCGGACATCAACATCAAACTGCGGCCGAAGATTTTAAATCTCAAAGCGGGCACCCGGATCGTTTCCAACTCGTTCACCATGGGCGATTGGACGGCGGATGAAACCGTCAGCGCCAAGGATGGCTGCGTTTCATATTGCACGGCTTATCTGTGGATCGTGCCGGCGAAGGTCGAAGGCAGCTGGCAGTTGGGCGACGGTGAACTGGCGTTGAAGCAGACTTATCAAATGATCACCGGCTCGCTCAAACGCGGCACTAACACGACGCAGATCGCCAACGGCAAACTCAACGGCGATCAGATCACGTTCAGCGCCGGCGGCGCGCAGTATTCCGCCAAAGTGAGCGGCGGCGCCATGGAAGGGACGGTTAGCAGCGGCGGGGGTTGGAAAGCGACTCGGGCGAGCAAGTAG
- a CDS encoding class I SAM-dependent methyltransferase, whose amino-acid sequence MKVLRKSSRYILLALLALLAMGAPALAQPAKQEFQPRVGQAGKDVVWVPTPQALVDMMLDMAKATPSDYVMDLGSGDGRTVITAAKRGMRAHGIEYNPDMVELSKRNAASEGVSDKATFAKADLYESDFSQASVITMFLLPEINLKLRPRLLVLKPGTRILSNTFTMGEWSPDETSSVDKDCFSWCTALFWIVPAKVEGTWKLADGELILKQSYQMLTGTLKTGAGTTPITGRMRGEQITFSAGGKEYGGKVNGDTMTGSVLGFGSWQERRASN is encoded by the coding sequence ATGAAAGTACTACGAAAATCATCTCGATATATTTTGCTCGCTCTGCTCGCGTTGCTTGCGATGGGCGCGCCGGCGCTGGCGCAACCGGCGAAGCAGGAATTTCAACCGCGGGTCGGCCAGGCGGGGAAAGATGTCGTTTGGGTGCCGACGCCGCAGGCGCTGGTCGACATGATGCTCGACATGGCCAAGGCGACGCCGAGCGACTACGTCATGGATCTCGGTTCTGGCGACGGCCGCACGGTCATCACCGCGGCCAAGCGCGGCATGCGCGCCCACGGCATCGAATACAATCCTGACATGGTGGAGTTGTCCAAACGCAATGCCGCCAGCGAAGGCGTGAGCGACAAAGCGACCTTCGCCAAAGCCGATTTGTACGAGAGCGATTTTTCTCAGGCGAGCGTGATCACCATGTTTCTCTTGCCGGAAATAAATTTAAAATTGCGGCCACGCTTGCTCGTGCTCAAACCGGGGACGCGCATCCTTTCGAATACTTTCACCATGGGTGAGTGGTCGCCGGATGAAACTAGCAGCGTCGACAAGGATTGTTTCAGTTGGTGCACCGCGCTGTTTTGGATCGTGCCGGCCAAGGTTGAAGGAACGTGGAAGTTAGCGGACGGCGAGCTGATCTTGAAGCAGTCCTATCAAATGCTCACTGGCACGCTGAAAACCGGTGCCGGCACGACGCCGATTACCGGCCGCATGCGCGGCGAGCAGATAACTTTCAGCGCCGGCGGCAAGGAATATGGCGGCAAGGTGAACGGCGATACCATGACCGGTTCGGTCCTCGGCTTTGGCAGTTGGCAAGAGCGGCGGGCGAGCAATTGA
- a CDS encoding M28 family peptidase, translated as MLWIAIARPTLSKTDGAKRAFGPNPATLRRHVETLSQRFAPRDVDHPENLAKLADYLAGEFKSFGARVRYQEFTVDHLTYKNVLAEYGSETGEVVVIGAHYDTAGDQPGADDNASGVAGLLELGRLLGQTKLTTNVVLAAYTLEEPPLFGSESMGSAVHAHSLRNDGASVKLMISLEMIGYFTDRPDSQGFPFSLLKLFYPSTGNFIIVVDRVFSDQARRLKARMNGVSELPVYSINAPAWVPGVDFSDHVNFWKLGYPAVMVTDSSFYRNDAYHSRRDTAERLDYSKMAQVIDGVFAYVAR; from the coding sequence ATGCTCTGGATCGCCATCGCGCGGCCAACGTTGAGCAAAACCGATGGGGCCAAACGTGCATTCGGCCCCAACCCGGCAACCCTGCGACGTCACGTCGAGACTCTTTCCCAAAGATTCGCGCCTCGGGATGTCGATCATCCGGAAAATTTGGCGAAGCTCGCGGACTACCTGGCCGGCGAATTTAAATCGTTCGGGGCGCGAGTCCGTTATCAAGAATTTACCGTCGACCATCTCACCTACAAAAACGTGTTGGCAGAATACGGCTCCGAAACCGGCGAGGTCGTGGTGATCGGTGCCCACTATGACACCGCGGGAGATCAACCGGGTGCCGACGATAACGCCAGCGGCGTGGCGGGACTGTTGGAGCTTGGACGGTTGCTCGGTCAGACGAAACTTACCACCAATGTGGTGTTGGCCGCGTATACGCTGGAAGAGCCGCCGCTGTTCGGCAGCGAAAGCATGGGCAGCGCCGTGCACGCCCACTCGCTTCGCAATGACGGCGCTTCGGTCAAACTGATGATCTCACTGGAAATGATCGGTTACTTCACGGATCGGCCAGACAGCCAGGGTTTTCCATTTTCCTTGCTCAAACTTTTCTATCCGTCGACGGGAAACTTCATCATCGTCGTCGATCGAGTATTTTCAGATCAAGCACGTCGATTGAAGGCGCGGATGAACGGCGTAAGCGAGCTGCCGGTCTATTCGATCAATGCGCCGGCTTGGGTGCCCGGCGTCGATTTTTCCGACCATGTAAATTTCTGGAAGCTTGGATATCCGGCGGTGATGGTGACCGACAGCTCTTTTTACCGCAACGACGCTTATCACAGCCGCCGGGACACGGCGGAGCGCCTCGATT
- a CDS encoding extracellular solute-binding protein translates to MRLVARGLSKFAVLAVLTLLVLPRAASAQSDWKKAWEQTVEAGKKEGEVAIYGPHNPAYQNVWALFQKNFPEIKFNFVPGKGSEHAQRIVAERRAGKYLADLLMGGSSTYASFAPGTLAPLKPLLIMPEVLDLANWFDGKLYFADPQNNAALIISGEIGTRRGSYNTKLLDPKEIQSWWDLLQPKWKGKLVTFDPRVAGGGGETFLFFYYTPALGEKFITRILSETDILITRDLQQGTDWLAQGKVAFQIGSGQPVMKAKRQGLPVDLMPNPMKEGDIMGGGSCCMSVIGKGPHPNATKLFVNWILSKEGQSAWQKYTEVNSLRVDISKNDLDADDVPRKGVNYFMLNSSKYNGMEGRKGLHKIVDAAFKKAGKD, encoded by the coding sequence ATGAGGCTTGTGGCGCGAGGCTTGAGTAAATTTGCTGTGCTGGCTGTGTTGACGTTGCTCGTACTTCCGCGGGCTGCGTCAGCCCAATCCGATTGGAAGAAAGCGTGGGAACAGACTGTCGAGGCGGGCAAGAAAGAGGGCGAGGTGGCGATTTATGGGCCGCATAATCCGGCCTATCAAAATGTCTGGGCGCTGTTTCAAAAAAATTTTCCGGAAATAAAATTCAACTTCGTGCCGGGCAAAGGTTCGGAACATGCTCAGCGCATCGTCGCCGAGCGGCGCGCCGGAAAATATCTCGCCGATCTTTTGATGGGTGGTTCGTCGACCTACGCGTCCTTCGCACCGGGGACTTTGGCGCCGTTGAAACCGTTGCTGATTATGCCGGAGGTTCTTGATTTGGCGAACTGGTTCGACGGCAAACTCTATTTCGCCGATCCGCAGAATAACGCCGCGCTGATTATCTCGGGCGAGATCGGCACCCGGCGCGGCTCGTACAATACCAAGCTCCTCGATCCCAAGGAGATTCAGTCCTGGTGGGATCTGCTCCAGCCCAAGTGGAAAGGCAAGCTGGTGACCTTCGATCCGCGCGTGGCCGGCGGCGGTGGCGAGACGTTTTTATTTTTTTATTACACGCCGGCATTGGGCGAGAAATTTATCACGCGGATTCTCAGCGAGACCGACATTCTCATCACCCGCGACTTGCAGCAGGGCACCGACTGGTTGGCTCAGGGCAAAGTTGCGTTTCAGATCGGCAGCGGCCAGCCGGTGATGAAAGCCAAGAGGCAAGGATTGCCGGTGGACCTGATGCCCAATCCGATGAAAGAGGGCGACATCATGGGCGGCGGTAGCTGCTGCATGTCGGTGATCGGCAAAGGACCGCACCCGAACGCGACCAAATTATTCGTCAATTGGATCCTGTCCAAGGAAGGGCAGAGCGCGTGGCAGAAATACACCGAGGTCAATTCCTTGCGCGTCGATATTTCCAAGAACGATCTCGATGCCGACGACGTGCCGCGCAAGGGCGTCAACTATTTCATGCTCAACTCGTCCAAGTATAACGGCATGGAAGGACGCAAGGGGCTGCACAAAATCGTCGACGCGGCGTTCAAGAAGGCAGGTAAGGACTAA